A DNA window from Candidatus Parvarchaeota archaeon contains the following coding sequences:
- a CDS encoding RNA-processing protein (similar to yeast Dim2p protein that is essential for 40S ribosomal subunit; structural studies show binding to 3' end of 16S rRNA in complex with archaeal IF2 alpha), with the protein MQIVKIPVERVGALKGEKQQTKTFLEKHCRVILEIGEDGEIEISGESADEFFAKDVVKAVGRGFEPNTAIKLLKDNNVLKIINLRDFANSRESISRIKSRVIGSEGKTKKIIETDAECDLSIYGYTISIIASLETADMATSAILKLIEGANHSSVYGFLEKARTRLKQNRVKETLGLQ; encoded by the coding sequence ATGCAAATTGTCAAAATCCCAGTTGAGCGGGTTGGGGCACTGAAGGGAGAAAAGCAGCAAACAAAAACCTTCCTTGAAAAGCACTGCAGGGTAATCCTTGAGATTGGCGAGGACGGGGAAATTGAAATCAGCGGGGAAAGCGCCGATGAGTTTTTTGCAAAGGATGTGGTCAAAGCAGTCGGGCGCGGCTTTGAGCCAAATACCGCCATTAAACTCCTGAAAGACAATAACGTCCTCAAGATCATAAACCTTCGCGATTTTGCAAATTCCAGGGAGTCGATTTCCAGAATCAAAAGCAGAGTGATTGGCTCTGAAGGCAAAACAAAAAAAATCATTGAAACCGATGCAGAGTGCGACCTGAGCATTTACGGCTACACGATATCAATAATAGCAAGCCTTGAAACAGCCGACATGGCCACAAGTGCAATCCTAAAGCTGATAGAGGGGGCAAATCATTCTTCTGTCTATGGGTTTTTGGAAAAGGCCAGAACGAGGCTCAAGCAAAACAGGGTAAAGGAGACGCTTGGCCTCCAATAA